Below is a genomic region from Irregularibacter muris.
GTGCCTTTGAAGAATTAATGGGCTTAGAAGGGGATGAAGGAAGTTTAGTAAAGGAGGATGTGCTCATCGCTGATGGAAATGGGGCAGTAAAGGCCAGCATTGCCACAAAGGAAAATGCTATTGGTTATCTTTCTCTCACCTATTTAGAGGACGATAGTGTAAAGGCAGTGACTATTGATGGAGTTGGCCCCACTGTAGAAAATGTTATACAGGGAAAGTATAAGATATCTCGTCCCTTCTTAATGCTTTCTAAAGGAGAGTTAAGTAAAGAGGCTCAAGCCTATTTAGACTTTATTATGAGTGAAGAAGGACAAGAAGTAGTAGCCCAATCAGCTATTCCAGTAAATTAAATTATATTTGCTGTTTAAATAGAGATTTGCTTTGTAGAAGGTTTAGAGTTTGTTTGCCAAGGAAAAGCCTGGTCAACTATTTAAACATAGGGAATTTTGACCGGGACTGAAAGGGCTGCAAACTCTTGCCCTTAAACCATTGAGAAATCAGAATTTAACAAGCATAACCGGGAAAACCCAATGCTTTGGAAAGGAAAAAGGAGGGAGAGTATGACGACTACAAAAGGAGAAACAAGAAAGGGAAAGATACAGGCTCAACATTTTCTCACAGTGGAAAAAATGATTGAGTATTTATTTTTCTTTTCTGCGCTCTTTGCGGTCATTTGTATTGTCATGATTACAGGGTTTATTTTCTATAAAGGGACACCAGCCATAAAAGAAATCGGGCTATTAAACTTTGTATTTGGGAAGATTTGGCGCCCTTCGGGAGAGATGTATGGGATTTATTCTATGATTATTGGATCAATCCTTAGCACCATTGGAGCCATTATTCTAGGAGTACCCATAGGTTTATTGACAGCCATTTATATCGCTGAGTTAGCAAAAGATCGGGTGGTAAACATACTCCAACCGGCTATAGAACTACTGGCAGGCATTCCCTCGGTGGTTTATGGCTTTTTCGGGTTGGTGGTCATTGTTCCTTGGGTTAGTGATGTCTTTGGAGGGGCAGGAAATAGTTTGTTAGCCACCAGTATGATATTGGGGATTATGATTTTGCCAACCATTATTAATATTTCGGTATCTTCTATAAGGGCAGTGCCCAAGGAATACAAAGAGGGTTCTTTAGCCATGGGGGCAACAACCATACAGACTATTTTTAAAGTGATTGTGCCAGCGGCTAAGTCAGGAATTCTGGCTGCAGTGATTTTGGGAGTGGGAAGGGCCATTGGAGAAACTATGGCGGTAATTTTGGTTTCTGGGAATTCCCCCCTTGTGCCCCAAAAGATCACTGACCCCATTCGAACCTTAACTGCCAATATTGCTTTAGAAATGAAATATGCCTATGGATTACAGGAAGAAGCCCTATTTGCAACAGGGGTAATTCTCTTTATTTTCATTATGCTTCTGAATTTTATCCTTACTGCATTTATTCGTAGGGCAGGTGAATAAAATGAATGGTCAAAGATATAAAGATAGGATGTTAGAAATCATCATAAAGATATCTACCATGATTACCTTGGGGATATCTGTGGGAATATTATTTTATATTTTAATCAATGGACTGGGGGCGTTGAGCTGGGAATTTTTAACCAGCTATCCTAATGAAGTAGAGCATGCATTGTTTCCTATGATTGTGACTACGGTATATATGGTTCTTTTATCTCTATTTATTTCCACACCCATAGGAGTATTTGCGGCCATATATCTCGTAGAATATGCAAAGCCTGGGAAAATTGTTAAGCTTATTCGCTTTGCTACGGAAAGCTTAGCAGGTATTCCCTCCATTATTTATGGATTATTTGGCATGATCTTTTTCTCCTCTGTTTTTGGTCTATCCTTTTCCTTGGTGTCAGGAGCCATTACCCTAAGCATTATGGTGTTGCCCACCGTCATTCGAACCACAGAAGAGGCCTTGCTTGCTGTGCCTATAGGATATAGAGAAGGGAGCTTGGCTTTGGGAGCATCAAAATTGAGGACAATTGTAAAGGTGGTTATTCCCTCCGCCATGCTGGGTATTTTAACAGCAGTTATTTTGAACATCGGTAGAATTGTGGGGGAAACAGCGGCTGTATATTTAACAGCGGGCATGGTTCCTGAAATTCCCCAGACCATTTTTCAATCTGGTCGTACTTTATCGGTGCATATGTATCTTTTGGCAGGGGAATTAATTGACTTTGATAAGGCCTATGCCACGGCTACCGTATTGGTGGTCATTATTCTGATGATCAATATCGTTGCCAATAGAATAGGAAAATTGCTCAGTAAATCCAGAAAGAATCTATCATAAAAAGAGGTGAGAGCAGATGAAGAATGCAAAAATACGAGTAAAAAATTTAGATTTATATTATGGAGAATTTCAAGCCCTTAAAAATATTCATATTGAAATGGAAGAGGGAAAAATAACCGCTTGTATTGGACCCTCGGGCTGTGGAAAATCCACTTTTTTAAAAGTGCTCAATAGAATGAATGATCTGGTGGAAAATGTAAAAATCACTGGGGAAGTTAAAATTGATGATATAGACATTTATAAAGATATAGATGTCATCAAGCTCAGAAAAAATGTAGGCATGGTTTTTCAAAAACCTAACCCCTTTCCCATGAGTATCTATGATAATGTTGCCTATGGTCCCCGCTGTCATGGAATAAAAAAGAAAAATATCTTAGACGAAATTGTAGAAAGCAGTTTGAAAAAAGCCGCCCTATGGGAGGAAGTAAAGGACCGTCTTCATAAGAATGCTTTAGGGTTATCAGGGGGGCAACAACAGAGGTTATGCATTGCTAGGGCTATTGCCGTAGAACCCGAGATTATCCTAATGGATGAACCTACCTCAGCCCTAGATCCCATAGCTACAGCGAAAATAGAAGAACTAATGGAAGAGCTTAGGAAGAATTATACCATTGTTATTGTTACCCATTCTATGAGTCAAGCAGGGAGGATTTCTGACAATACAGCCTTTTTCTTAAATGGAGAAATTGTAGAACACGGAATAACTTCGCAAATTTTTACCAATCCCAAGGATAAAAGAACAGAAGATTATATTACAGGAAGATTTGGTTAAAGGAGGGAGAAAAGATGACTGCTCGTATAAATTTTGAACGGGAATTGACCCAATTACATGAAAGAATACTATTAATGAGCTCTATGGTAGAAGAAATGCTACAGCAATCTATTGAGGCTTTAAAAAATAAAGATATTTCCCTAGCCCAAAAAGTGATAAAAAAGGATGATGGAATTGATGAAAAAGAATTAGAGATACAGGATTTTTGCATTCAACTTATTGCTAGGCAGCGTCCCTTGGCTAAGGATTTGCGTTTGATTACTGCTTCTTTAAAAATCATAACAGATTTAGAACGGATTGCCGATCATGCTGTAGATATTTCTAAAATTACTCTTCAGCTTTCAGAGGAAAGCTATATTAAGCCTTTAATTGATATTCCACGCATGGCAGAGCTGGCCAAATTAATGATGAAAGATTCTATTGATTCCTATGTAAAGGAAAATGCAGAGTTTGCCAAGGAAGTAGCTGAGAAGGACGATGAGATTGATCATTTATTCAAACAAATCTATAGGGAATTATTAGTTTATATGATGGAGGATCCCAGCAAGATTACCCAAGCCACTCATTTTTTATTTGTTGCACGCTATCTAGAAAGAGTAGCTGATCATACCACCAATATCTGTGAAGCAGTTATTTATTTAGTGACAGGAATATATAAAGACTTAAATGCATAGATTTTACAGAGAACAAAACAGTATACTAAAATGTTCCGCATCAATAAGAATATTTTGATTTTTGAGATTTACCGTAGGATTTTTAAGTCCTACGGTTTTTTTGTTCTCTGCCAAGAGTTGGGTAACCCGAAAATGGAATATTTAGTAAGAAACTCCTGCTTAAACAATTTGGCCTTGACTTAATATTAAAATAATTATATATTCAACAAGTTGAATATATAATTATGGAGGTGTTTATATGTCGCTCAAGCACGGTTTACTGGGGCTATTGAATTATGGTTCTATGACAGGATATGAATTGGATAAAGCGTTTAAGGCCTCTCTTTCATTTTTTTGGCAGGCAAAGACCAGTCAGATTTACCGGGAATTGGATGCTATGGAACGCCACGGCTGGTTGACCAGCCAACGCGTTATTCAGAGTGAAAAACCAAATAAGAGAGTATATACAATCACAGAGGATGGAAAAGAAGAACTTGTTAAGTGGCTATCCTCACCAGAATCAGATATTGTGGATGCAATGCATGTTAGAAGTGCATTTCTAATGCGTGTATTCTTTGCCGGGGAAACGAGTATACAACAATCTTTGGAAATGCTTCGTAGATACAGACAAAAGTGCCTTGAAAGCAGTGAAGGATTGCGCGTCGCTTATGATGCCATCTCTGATTATGGAGCGATTGTCAGTGATGAGAAGAAATCAAAATACTGGGAAATAGTAGTGCTTTATGGAGAAGCGTTTTTTGATGCTGGATTGAGCTGGACAGACAAAGCCATTGCCATATTAGAAGAGGAGCTGAGAGGATGAAAGTCTTGGTTTTAAACGGGTCTCCTAAAAGTGGACACAGCAATACCATGCGCCTTACCCGTGCATTTTTGAAGGGAACTAAATGGACTGACGCGGAGATTGTTGATGTAACAAATGCTAACGTAAAAGGCTGTTTGGGGTGCTTTGCTTGTTGGAATAAAACACCAGGAAAGTGCATCATAAATGACGGCATGGATGAAATTCTTGCAAAAATAATCACTGCAGATGTGATTATTTGGTCTTTTCCGCTGTATTATTTTAGTGTTCCTGGTGGCTTAAAAAACCTTATTGATCGGCAGCTTCCCTTGAATCTGCCGTTTATGGCAGAAGGCACAGAAAGCGGAGGGCATTCGCTACGCTATGACTTAACGTGTCAAAAGCACCTTGTTATTTCAACTTGCGGTTTTTGGGCATCAAAGGGTAATTATGATTCTATTATTTCCATGTTTGACCATTTTTGTGGAAAGAGTAACTATACGACAATCTTTTGTGGACAGGGAGAGCTGTTCCGTGTACCAGAACTAAAAAGTAGTACAGATGCATATCTAGAAATTGTCCGTCGTGCAGGGGCTGAGTACGTCTATGGAAAAATCCGGTCGGAAACTCAAGCAGAGCTTGCGGAGCCATTATATCCACAGGATATGTTTGAAAAAATGGCAGATGCTTCCTGGGGCATTATCAAGAGCAAGGACGGGAATGTACTGATAGATGAAAGCCTTAGCTTTACAGAACAGATGGCAGCCTTATATAGACCAGATGGTATGGAGCGTGTATTGGAGTTTCATTATACCGACATTAATAAAACCTATCAAATTTTGTTGACAAAGCAAGGGTCTAAAGTGATAACAGGCAGTTTCAGGCCATATACTACAAGAATTGAAACGCCTTATTCGGTTTGGCGTTCTATCTCCCGCAATGAAATTTCTGGGCAGGATGCACTGTTTCAACGGCGTTATAAAGTTCTAGGGGATTTTAGTTTGATGCTAAAGTGGGAGGAATTGTTTTGTACATCAGCTCCTCCGAAACCATCTGGTACAGCTCCTCTGCGCAAGACCAATATGCTGGTCCTTCTCGTGCCATGGATTGTCATTTGGACCGCCATAGCGATAGATTCCACCATCGGCGGTGTAGTAGGCATTGTCGTGGCAACCATTGTCCCGTTGCTATGGATTGTGTTCCGACCTGTGGTGTTTGAGCAAATCAGTGTCCCGATTGTGGTGGGGCTTTCGTTGGGGGTCTTATTTGGTGCGGATACAAGGCTTATTATTACCGGCAGTTATTTCATATTTGGACTAATATGGACCATCGGTGCATTTACCCAAATACCACTTACCGCTCATTACAGTGCAGCAAAATATGGTGAAGAAAGAGCCTTTGCAAATCCACTTTTTATCACTACAAACCGAATATTGACCGCCACGTGGGGTGCGCTATATCTTGCCACGTCGATTTGGACTTATATTCTGATGGGCACCAGCTTTTCTCCCTACATAGGTCTAATCAATTCCATCTTGCTTGCACTGATGGGCATTTTTACAGCATGGTTTCAAAAGTGGTATCCGGCACGATGGGCAAGAGGATAAAAATAGGGAAAACCAGTAGAGGAAAACTAATTTTCTCCTGCTGGTTTTGTTGTCAATTTTATTATATTTAAGTTCAAATTCTGTCATAAAGTAAATTATTCAATAAAAATTTTATATTCTTTCTTTTCTTGTGAACTCCTGTCATTGGTATATAATAAAAGTATATACACGATGAATATTTTTATTAGATACACTAAGGAAAGGGGAATAACAATGAGATTAGATAAATATTTAAAAAATTCTAGACTGATCAAGAGAAGAACCATAGCTAAGGAGGCTTGTAACTCCGGGCGAATCATGGTCAACGATAAAGTAGCCAAGGCCAGTACAGAGGTAAAGGCAGGGGATATTTTAACCGTTACCTTGGGCAACAACCCTTATAAAGTAGAAATCCTGGACACTCCAGAACATGTTTTAAAGGATCAATCCAAAGAATTATATAGAAATTTAGATTGATGAAATATTGCTTATTTTTCTCAAGAGCCTTAAAAAAGTCTGTTCTCATCGTCCTGTGCCTCAACTAAGAATTTTAAACCCTGGATTCTTCAGATAACCTAAGCAGTCTTGATAGAAAAGGGTATAACATATTTAAATCTTTTAAAAAAACTTTCTTCCTTGAAGAATTTTCCTTTTTAATATTTGAGCATTTATCAAATACTAAGGAATACAAGGAGGGAAGTTTATGAATAAAAAACACAAAGCATTGACCATATTTATGCTTATCCTATTTTTATTTACTCTTTTATCAGGATGTGCTCGTCAAGAAAGAAGAATTGGAGAAAATAGAGAGACTCCTCAAAAACAGCAGAAAGAAACACCGGTGAAAAAACCCCCTATACCTGAGCAACTAAGAAATGATCGTAATTTAGTGGTATATGTGGTGGATGAAGGAGCAAAAAAGGAAATTGATATCGAGGAGTATGTAGCGGAGGTATTGGGAGGCGAGATGAAAAATGACTGGCCAGAGGAAGCCTTAAAGGCCCAAGCCATATTGGCCCGTACCTTTGTTATGGAGTTTTTAGTCACGAAAACATCCAAATATGAGGGGGCTGATGTTTCTACAGATATTGAGGAAGCCCAAGCATGGAATAGAGCAGCCGTGAATGAAAGGATAAAAAAGGCGGTACAAGAAACGACGGGAATGGTTCTTTCCCACGGTGGACAGTATGTTAAGGCATGGTTCCACGCCCACGCAGGTGGGAAAACGGCTACAGCTAAAGAAGGATTAAGTTATAAGGAGGCAGAACCACCCTATATTCAGGTAGTGGATTCTCCTGATTCTCCAGAGGCGCCCAAGGAAGATGCCCAATGGACTGCAGAATTTTCAAAACAAGAAATCATACAGGCTGCTAAAAAAATGGGCAATGACATAAATGGACTGAATGATATAAAGGTCAACCAGCGGGGCCCATCGGGTAGAGCGCTCAACCTAGCTATAGATGGAATTACTGTCTCTGCTCCTGAACTTCGTATTGCTCTGGGTAGCACAAAGTTAAAGTCAACTTTCCTAACAGATATTAAAAGAGTAGGGGATAAAGTTGTTTTTAGTGGAAAGGGTTATGGACATGGAGTAGGAATGTCCCAATGGGGCGCCTATGCCATGGCTAAGAATGGAAAGAATGCAACTGAGATCATCCAACATTATTTTAAAGATGTTTCTCTAGTAAAACTATGGGATTAAAATCATAAAACAGAAAGAGCCAGAGATGGTTCTTTTTGTTTTGCCCAAGGCATAAAATAGGTCTAGTCCACATATATATGGTACAAGATAAAAAAAGGGGAGGAAAAGAAATATGGATGATAAGATATCTACCAGAATAATGGGTCACAAAGTTGAATTACTAGATCGTAAAATATTAAATCTACAAGGGATAAAAGATGTACATAGTTTTAATGAAGATACTGTGATATTAGAAACCGAAATGGGTTTACTTACTATTCATGGAGAAGACCTTCACATCAATAACTTAAACGTAGAGAAATCCAATTTGAATATTACAGGAAAAATCGTTTCCTTTGCCTATAGTGAAAATGTGGATATACGAAGTAAGGGAGGCAGCTTCCTGGGAAAAATGTTCCGTTAAAGCTTCCTATGATTTTAAGAAAGCTACTTATGATCAAGTGTGCTTTCTTTTTTATCATTGATACTTCTAAAAACTTTCTATCCTCTCATAGTATAAGAGTAGAGTGGTTATGAATGGGGGGTCATTATGGAAGAAAATATACGTGTTCAAATTTATGTATTTTTATTTACCCTTTACGGAGGACTAATTATTGGAATAGTATACGATCTAATCGACATGCTTTTAAATGGAGGAAATAAGAAAACTAAGGGTAGAGGGATAAAAGATATTTTATTTTGGATGGTATCCGTAATTATTGTATTGGGAGTTTTATTTTACAGTAACAATGGCATTGTTAGAGTATATACATTGTTAGGCTTTGCTACAGGATGGCTATTATACTTCTGGCTACTGAGTCCTTGGATAAGAAAAATCATTCAATTAATCATTGAAATCTTCATCAGAATACTTAAAATCATCATCATGATCCTCATCATTCCCTGCAAATGGATAAAAAAGGCACTGTACCTGCCTGTGATGAGGGTAAATAACAAAATAAGAAGAGGGGGAGCAAAAATAAAAAAGTATTTCAATATTCCTAAAATCGTCACAAAACAGTATAATAAATATAAGGGATATTTAGGCAGAAAAAAATAGGGTAAGATAAAAAGGATAAGCCCTATTCTGTATAGAATACTATAAAGGTAGACAAGTACTAAAATTTAGGATGATGAAATATGGACTCTAGGAACAGAGAAGATTTAGTAAAAAGATATCAAAGAAAAAAGAAAAAAAGATCTAGAAGAAGAACCATATTTTTGCTGCTCATTATATTCGGTTATTTTTTATACCAATACATCCATTTAGAAATACGATATCAAAACTTGGCTAAAGAAAAGGAGCAACTTAGCATAGAGGTAGAAAAAGCCCAAAAATACTATCAACAATTGGCAGAAGAGATAGAACAATCAAAATCAGATAAACATATAGAAATCATGGCCAGAAAATATTTCGGATTGGTATATCCCAACGAAAAGGTGTACATAGAAGTAGAAAAGGACACGCAGGAAAATAAAAAATGATGATTATTGACCTATTGAGGGGATTACAGTATAATATGAGAAGGTTAAAGACGCTTAATGCTGTCCCTTTGATTTATTAAATTTATTTAAGGAGGAATTTCTACGCTATGCCGGTAGAGGTTGGAAAAGTTATTGAAGGTATTGTTACTGGAATTACAAATTTCGGTGCCTTTGTTCAGCTGGAAAAAGGTAAGACAGGCTTGGTTCATATTTCAGAGATTTCCGATAGCTATGTAAAGGATATCAACAACCACCTGAAGGTACAAGATAAGGTGAAAGTGAAGGTATTGTCTATTGATAAAGATGGCAAAATTAGTTTGTCCATTAAACAGGCACAACCTAAAAAAAGTAAGAGAAATCCCTATCAATGGAGTGGAACTGATCAACCTCAAACCAAGGGGTTGAATTTTGAAGACCAATTATCAAAGTTCATCAAAGAAAGTGATGAGCGACAACAATCACTAAAGAAAAGCTTTGATTCTAAAAGAGGGGGCAGTTACAAAAAAGGTCAGTTTTAATTACCGAAATTATTATTTATATTCATATAAAAGATATGAGCATTCCTTATTTAGGGAATGCTTTTATTGTGAAATAGAAAAGTCTATTTTGCTTGCCAGGAACCAAAAGTTTCTATTTCACTGAAGTGGCGATGACTGCTACCATGTTAAAAGCAAGCAAAAGGAGAAGAAGATGAAAAAAGTAGCTATAATTGATATAGGCACCAATTCCATGAGGCTAATGATAGCCACAATAAACAATGGACAGATTGTAGATCGGGAAAAAACACTAGAAACCACCCGTATGGGACAAGGAATAGATAAAAATGGATATCTTAGTGGGGAAACCATAGAAAGAAACTTTGCCGCCCTAAAAAAATTTGTGGGCATAGCACATAAACAGAAGATAGAAAAGATAGTGGCCTTTGCCACTAGTGCCCTTAGAGATGCATCAAATAGAGAGGAGTTTATCCATAAGGTAGAAAAAGAATTAAGCCTAGAAATCCAACTGCTTTCCGGAGAAAGAGAAGCGGAAATAGGGTTCAAGGGAGTAATGGGTGAGATAGATACAGAAAGACTACTGGTTATAGATATTGGCGGGGGAAGTACAGAATTTATTCTGGGCAGCAAGAAAGAGGGCATAGAAAGTTTAACCAGCATCAATATAGGTGCCTTGAGAATGACAGAAAAGTTCATTGCCCACGATCCCATAAGTGCTGTAGAATTAAAGGATTTGGAGAAAAATATCAAAGAGCAACTTCTTCCCTTAAAAGAAAAATTATCCCTAATGGAGGATGCAAAAATAGTGGGTATTGCCGGCACCATCACCACCCTATCCGCTATGAAACAACAAATGGAATACTATGATTGGCGGAAAATACATCAAAGCACCCTTTCCTTCAAAGAAATTGCAGGGATTTTACAACAACTTATTCCATTGAATATAGAAGAAAGAAAAAAAATAAAAGGCTTGCAACCCAAAAGAGCCGATATCATTATTGCGGGCATTGTCATATTAAAATGCATTATGGAGGTCTTTGCCATAGAGAGTATCATGATCAGTGAAAGTGATAATCTAGAGGGAATGGTATATGAACTACTAGACCTCGTGTTTTAAGTTTTGATAATACCTTGATTGAAATCCTTTCAAAATAAATAAGAATGGATTTATCGAAATGATTTGTAGCTCAAGTAAAACAGGGAGAAAGGAGATAATGATGATAAATGCAAATAATTTGT
It encodes:
- a CDS encoding RNA-binding S4 domain-containing protein, whose translation is MRLDKYLKNSRLIKRRTIAKEACNSGRIMVNDKVAKASTEVKAGDILTVTLGNNPYKVEILDTPEHVLKDQSKELYRNLD
- the pstB gene encoding phosphate ABC transporter ATP-binding protein PstB, encoding MKNAKIRVKNLDLYYGEFQALKNIHIEMEEGKITACIGPSGCGKSTFLKVLNRMNDLVENVKITGEVKIDDIDIYKDIDVIKLRKNVGMVFQKPNPFPMSIYDNVAYGPRCHGIKKKNILDEIVESSLKKAALWEEVKDRLHKNALGLSGGQQQRLCIARAIAVEPEIILMDEPTSALDPIATAKIEELMEELRKNYTIVIVTHSMSQAGRISDNTAFFLNGEIVEHGITSQIFTNPKDKRTEDYITGRFG
- the yabP gene encoding sporulation protein YabP: MDDKISTRIMGHKVELLDRKILNLQGIKDVHSFNEDTVILETEMGLLTIHGEDLHINNLNVEKSNLNITGKIVSFAYSENVDIRSKGGSFLGKMFR
- a CDS encoding SpoIID/LytB domain-containing protein, with translation MNKKHKALTIFMLILFLFTLLSGCARQERRIGENRETPQKQQKETPVKKPPIPEQLRNDRNLVVYVVDEGAKKEIDIEEYVAEVLGGEMKNDWPEEALKAQAILARTFVMEFLVTKTSKYEGADVSTDIEEAQAWNRAAVNERIKKAVQETTGMVLSHGGQYVKAWFHAHAGGKTATAKEGLSYKEAEPPYIQVVDSPDSPEAPKEDAQWTAEFSKQEIIQAAKKMGNDINGLNDIKVNQRGPSGRALNLAIDGITVSAPELRIALGSTKLKSTFLTDIKRVGDKVVFSGKGYGHGVGMSQWGAYAMAKNGKNATEIIQHYFKDVSLVKLWD
- a CDS encoding FtsB family cell division protein, which gives rise to MDSRNREDLVKRYQRKKKKRSRRRTIFLLLIIFGYFLYQYIHLEIRYQNLAKEKEQLSIEVEKAQKYYQQLAEEIEQSKSDKHIEIMARKYFGLVYPNEKVYIEVEKDTQENKK
- the phoU gene encoding phosphate signaling complex protein PhoU, which encodes MTARINFERELTQLHERILLMSSMVEEMLQQSIEALKNKDISLAQKVIKKDDGIDEKELEIQDFCIQLIARQRPLAKDLRLITASLKIITDLERIADHAVDISKITLQLSEESYIKPLIDIPRMAELAKLMMKDSIDSYVKENAEFAKEVAEKDDEIDHLFKQIYRELLVYMMEDPSKITQATHFLFVARYLERVADHTTNICEAVIYLVTGIYKDLNA
- a CDS encoding flavodoxin family protein, with the translated sequence MKVLVLNGSPKSGHSNTMRLTRAFLKGTKWTDAEIVDVTNANVKGCLGCFACWNKTPGKCIINDGMDEILAKIITADVIIWSFPLYYFSVPGGLKNLIDRQLPLNLPFMAEGTESGGHSLRYDLTCQKHLVISTCGFWASKGNYDSIISMFDHFCGKSNYTTIFCGQGELFRVPELKSSTDAYLEIVRRAGAEYVYGKIRSETQAELAEPLYPQDMFEKMADASWGIIKSKDGNVLIDESLSFTEQMAALYRPDGMERVLEFHYTDINKTYQILLTKQGSKVITGSFRPYTTRIETPYSVWRSISRNEISGQDALFQRRYKVLGDFSLMLKWEELFCTSAPPKPSGTAPLRKTNMLVLLVPWIVIWTAIAIDSTIGGVVGIVVATIVPLLWIVFRPVVFEQISVPIVVGLSLGVLFGADTRLIITGSYFIFGLIWTIGAFTQIPLTAHYSAAKYGEERAFANPLFITTNRILTATWGALYLATSIWTYILMGTSFSPYIGLINSILLALMGIFTAWFQKWYPARWARG
- the pstA gene encoding phosphate ABC transporter permease PstA; translation: MNGQRYKDRMLEIIIKISTMITLGISVGILFYILINGLGALSWEFLTSYPNEVEHALFPMIVTTVYMVLLSLFISTPIGVFAAIYLVEYAKPGKIVKLIRFATESLAGIPSIIYGLFGMIFFSSVFGLSFSLVSGAITLSIMVLPTVIRTTEEALLAVPIGYREGSLALGASKLRTIVKVVIPSAMLGILTAVILNIGRIVGETAAVYLTAGMVPEIPQTIFQSGRTLSVHMYLLAGELIDFDKAYATATVLVVIILMINIVANRIGKLLSKSRKNLS
- a CDS encoding PadR family transcriptional regulator; this translates as MSLKHGLLGLLNYGSMTGYELDKAFKASLSFFWQAKTSQIYRELDAMERHGWLTSQRVIQSEKPNKRVYTITEDGKEELVKWLSSPESDIVDAMHVRSAFLMRVFFAGETSIQQSLEMLRRYRQKCLESSEGLRVAYDAISDYGAIVSDEKKSKYWEIVVLYGEAFFDAGLSWTDKAIAILEEELRG
- a CDS encoding Ppx/GppA phosphatase family protein, with protein sequence MKKVAIIDIGTNSMRLMIATINNGQIVDREKTLETTRMGQGIDKNGYLSGETIERNFAALKKFVGIAHKQKIEKIVAFATSALRDASNREEFIHKVEKELSLEIQLLSGEREAEIGFKGVMGEIDTERLLVIDIGGGSTEFILGSKKEGIESLTSINIGALRMTEKFIAHDPISAVELKDLEKNIKEQLLPLKEKLSLMEDAKIVGIAGTITTLSAMKQQMEYYDWRKIHQSTLSFKEIAGILQQLIPLNIEERKKIKGLQPKRADIIIAGIVILKCIMEVFAIESIMISESDNLEGMVYELLDLVF
- the yabQ gene encoding spore cortex biosynthesis protein YabQ → MEENIRVQIYVFLFTLYGGLIIGIVYDLIDMLLNGGNKKTKGRGIKDILFWMVSVIIVLGVLFYSNNGIVRVYTLLGFATGWLLYFWLLSPWIRKIIQLIIEIFIRILKIIIMILIIPCKWIKKALYLPVMRVNNKIRRGGAKIKKYFNIPKIVTKQYNKYKGYLGRKK
- the pstC gene encoding phosphate ABC transporter permease subunit PstC; protein product: MTTTKGETRKGKIQAQHFLTVEKMIEYLFFFSALFAVICIVMITGFIFYKGTPAIKEIGLLNFVFGKIWRPSGEMYGIYSMIIGSILSTIGAIILGVPIGLLTAIYIAELAKDRVVNILQPAIELLAGIPSVVYGFFGLVVIVPWVSDVFGGAGNSLLATSMILGIMILPTIINISVSSIRAVPKEYKEGSLAMGATTIQTIFKVIVPAAKSGILAAVILGVGRAIGETMAVILVSGNSPLVPQKITDPIRTLTANIALEMKYAYGLQEEALFATGVILFIFIMLLNFILTAFIRRAGE
- a CDS encoding S1 domain-containing RNA-binding protein yields the protein MPVEVGKVIEGIVTGITNFGAFVQLEKGKTGLVHISEISDSYVKDINNHLKVQDKVKVKVLSIDKDGKISLSIKQAQPKKSKRNPYQWSGTDQPQTKGLNFEDQLSKFIKESDERQQSLKKSFDSKRGGSYKKGQF